In the genome of Dehalogenimonas sp. THU2, the window GTTATAATCTGAATCGAACTTGTTTGGATTTGTTATAAACTAAAGGAGTAGTAAGATGAGCCAATTCCATTCGACAATGAGCCGCCGTGACTTCATGAAGGGCCTCGGACTGGCCGGTGCCGGCATCGGTGCCGCCGCAGCCATCGCCCCTTCCTTCAGTGATCTCGACGAACTCGCCGCTTCTGGACCTTCCGCCCGCCACCCCTGGTGGGTTAAGGAAAATGAACTCGAA includes:
- a CDS encoding twin-arginine translocation signal domain-containing protein; its protein translation is MSQFHSTMSRRDFMKGLGLAGAGIGAAAAIAPSFSDLDELAASGPSARHPWWVKENELE